From a single Eubalaena glacialis isolate mEubGla1 chromosome 15, mEubGla1.1.hap2.+ XY, whole genome shotgun sequence genomic region:
- the VPS37B gene encoding vacuolar protein sorting-associated protein 37B isoform X2, which yields MTLASNRSLAEGSLLYRPQLDSLKARLTQKYQDLQGLFEAYHIKKTKLDQQSSSASLETLLALLQAEGAKIEEDTENMAEKFLDGELPLDSFIDVYQSKRKLAHMRRVKIEKLQEMVLKGQRLPQAPPPALLPPRVPEPVPAAPLPYPSPEASGPPSAVPRRIPPPPPPVPAGRLAAPFAAALGSGQGPLHPVAQCPPLPPRGGLPAQQGFSLQQFVLPPYPPALPQRPPPRLPPHQPGFILQ from the exons ATGACGCTGGCCAGCAACCGGAGCCTGGCGGAAGGAAGCCTTCTCTACCGGCCCCAGCTGGACTCTCTGAAAGCACGTTTGACCCAAAAATACCAGGACCTCCAGGGGCTCTTTGAAGCCTACCACATAAAAAAGACCAAATTAG ATCAACAGTCCAGCAGCGCTTCCTTGGAGACCCTGTTAGCGCTTCTGCAGGCGGAAGGGGCCAAGATCGAGGAGGACACGGAG AACATGGCAGAGAAGTTTCTCGATGGAGAGCTTCCCCTGGACTCCTTCATCGATGTCTATCAGAGCAAGCGGAAACTGGCCCACATGCGAAGGGTTAAAATCGAGAAGCTCCAGGAGATGGTGCTGAAGGGGCAGAGACTTCCCCAGGCCCCGCCGCCGGCCCTGCTGCCCCCCAGGGTGCCCGAGCCGGTGCCCGCTGCCCCCCTGCCCTACCCCTCCCCAGAGGCCAGCGGGCCCCCCTCCGCGGTGCCTCGGCgcatccctcccccaccgcccCCGGTGCCTGCGGGACGCTTAGCCGCGCCATTCGCCGCCGCCCTGGGCTCAGGACAGGGCCCCCTGCACCCAGTGGCGCAGTGCCCACCGCTGCCCCCGCGCGGGGGCCTCCCTGCACAGCAGGGCTTCTCCCTGCAGCAGTTTGTGTTGCCACCGTACCCGCCGGCGCTGCCCCAGAGACCCCCGCCCCGGCTGCCTCCGCACCAGCCAGGCTTCATCCTCCAGTGA